The following are encoded together in the Streptomyces flavofungini genome:
- a CDS encoding SRPBCC family protein, producing MTDTREETRERTREDTGNGSGNGSGDSAGAANMLRSAAHSPAADRLKDEAKAYAMAQAERALIGVGRKLGETTVKLNDIADGRSPGLGKLALEGGRKLTQGKGPLRSAAELGGSRLKDSVKGAVRNLTGRRKKGGGGQKPTVILEYVDVGVPVREAYDQWTQFQDFATFAKGVKSASAAGDTDSDWQLKIFWSSRSWKAHVTEQVPDQRISWTSEGAKGTTKGVVTFHPLGEQLTRVLLVVEYYPKGLFEKTGNIWRAQGRRVRLDLKHFARHLSMRGEASDGWRGEIRDGEVVRGHDEAVAEEEEEKTAGADDPEGAYEGHEEEDGGEDGEGAYDEDAEDEDEDESDDEDESDYAVDAEDAADTDRADTDPEAVDDEDLADENLADEEESDDEDLYDEDGDDELVAADGARNRR from the coding sequence ATGACTGACACCCGCGAGGAGACCCGCGAGCGGACCCGCGAGGACACCGGCAACGGCTCCGGCAACGGCTCCGGTGACAGCGCCGGTGCCGCGAACATGCTGCGGTCCGCCGCTCACAGCCCGGCGGCGGACCGCCTGAAGGACGAGGCCAAGGCCTACGCGATGGCGCAGGCCGAGCGTGCCCTGATCGGGGTCGGCCGCAAGCTCGGCGAGACCACCGTCAAGCTCAACGACATCGCCGACGGCCGCAGCCCCGGCCTCGGCAAGCTCGCCCTCGAAGGCGGCCGCAAGCTCACCCAGGGCAAGGGCCCGCTGCGCAGCGCCGCGGAACTCGGCGGCAGCCGCCTCAAGGACTCGGTCAAGGGAGCCGTGCGGAACCTCACCGGGCGCCGCAAGAAGGGCGGGGGCGGCCAGAAGCCGACCGTCATCCTGGAGTACGTCGACGTCGGCGTGCCGGTACGCGAGGCCTACGACCAGTGGACGCAGTTCCAGGACTTCGCCACGTTCGCCAAGGGCGTCAAGAGCGCGAGCGCGGCAGGCGACACGGACTCGGACTGGCAGCTCAAGATCTTCTGGTCGAGCCGGAGCTGGAAGGCCCACGTCACCGAGCAGGTGCCGGACCAGCGCATCTCCTGGACCTCGGAGGGCGCGAAGGGCACCACGAAGGGCGTGGTCACCTTCCACCCGCTCGGCGAGCAGCTGACCCGCGTCCTGCTCGTCGTGGAGTACTACCCGAAGGGCCTGTTCGAGAAGACCGGCAACATCTGGCGCGCCCAGGGCCGCCGGGTCCGCCTCGACCTCAAGCACTTCGCCCGGCACCTGTCGATGCGCGGCGAGGCGAGCGACGGCTGGCGCGGCGAGATCCGCGACGGCGAGGTGGTGCGCGGCCACGACGAGGCGGTGGCGGAGGAGGAAGAGGAGAAGACGGCGGGCGCGGACGACCCCGAGGGCGCGTACGAGGGACACGAGGAGGAGGACGGGGGCGAGGACGGCGAGGGGGCGTACGACGAGGACGCGGAGGACGAGGACGAGGACGAGAGCGACGACGAGGACGAGAGCGACTACGCGGTGGACGCGGAGGACGCGGCGGACACCGACAGGGCCGACACCGACCCGGAAGCGGTCGACGACGAGGACCTGGCGGACGAGAACCTGGCCGACGAGGAGGAGAGCGACGACGAGGACCTCTACGACGAGGACGGCGATGACGAACTCGTCGCGGCCGACGGCGCCCGGAACCGCCGATGA
- a CDS encoding DNA primase yields the protein MNRLAVGLAVGAGYLLGRTKKAKLAFAVGTMVAGRRLQLSPGALVGAVTRQLEDNPQFKEIGDQLKQDLRGVGKAATGSLLDRQLEGLADRLHDRTLDVRDRLSGVTPDTDGVPGADEAPDQADETSDKAAETSDKAKGAGKSAGGTAKAGARKTGSATKKATSAARGERKTGPSRKTQGSRGTDGARGSQQRGTGTQRRTAKKATRTRGGSDD from the coding sequence ATGAATCGACTGGCAGTGGGCCTCGCCGTGGGCGCGGGGTACCTTCTCGGACGCACGAAGAAGGCGAAACTCGCCTTCGCCGTGGGCACGATGGTGGCGGGCCGCAGGCTGCAGCTCAGCCCCGGCGCGCTCGTCGGCGCGGTGACCCGGCAGCTGGAGGACAACCCGCAGTTCAAGGAGATCGGCGACCAGCTGAAGCAGGACCTGCGGGGCGTCGGCAAGGCGGCCACCGGCTCGCTGCTCGACCGGCAGCTCGAAGGCCTCGCCGACCGGCTGCACGACCGCACCCTGGACGTGCGCGACCGGCTCTCGGGGGTCACTCCCGACACGGACGGCGTGCCCGGCGCCGACGAGGCGCCCGACCAGGCCGACGAGACGTCCGACAAGGCCGCAGAGACGTCCGACAAGGCCAAGGGCGCGGGCAAGAGCGCGGGCGGTACGGCCAAGGCCGGCGCGCGAAAGACGGGTTCGGCGACGAAGAAGGCCACGTCGGCCGCCCGGGGCGAACGCAAGACGGGCCCGTCCCGCAAGACCCAGGGCTCGCGCGGCACGGACGGCGCCCGCGGCTCGCAGCAGCGCGGCACGGGCACACAGCGGCGCACCGCGAAGAAGGCCACCCGGACGCGGGGAGGCAGCGATGACTGA
- a CDS encoding gas vesicle protein GvpG has protein sequence MGLVGELLALPLAPARGTLWVLRQVAAEAERQYYDPSAITEELALLAERLDAGEITEDEFDRREDELLARLGHGPAGGVARADDRPSAPSGQ, from the coding sequence ATGGGACTCGTCGGCGAACTGCTCGCCCTGCCGCTGGCCCCGGCCCGGGGCACCCTGTGGGTGCTCCGGCAGGTGGCCGCGGAGGCTGAGCGGCAGTACTACGACCCCTCGGCCATCACCGAGGAACTCGCCCTGCTCGCCGAGCGGTTGGACGCCGGTGAGATCACCGAGGACGAGTTCGACCGCCGCGAGGACGAACTCCTCGCCCGTCTCGGCCACGGACCCGCCGGCGGCGTGGCCCGGGCGGACGACCGACCGTCGGCACCGTCAGGGCAGTGA
- a CDS encoding GvpL/GvpF family gas vesicle protein, producing the protein MTTYVYGIAAAAHPALPDGMDGIGDPAQKVRVLRRDGLAALVSDSPDDLRPKRRDLLAHRSVLDEAGAGGPVLPMRFGSLAQDDDAVLAVLDDRCEHYEERLRALEGKAEYNVKAAHDEQAVLHQVLADSPELRAMVEANQRAGGGSYEQKLRLGEQVTAAVRAREAGDGAEVRRALEPHADSVSAGPDGSGWLANVSFLVSRDRADGFVAAVEELRRDHPHLELRVHGPLPPYSFVDPGPARPADDPAGVG; encoded by the coding sequence GTGACCACGTACGTCTACGGCATCGCCGCCGCGGCGCACCCGGCGCTTCCCGACGGCATGGACGGCATCGGCGACCCCGCGCAGAAGGTGCGCGTCCTGCGCCGGGACGGCCTCGCCGCGCTCGTCTCCGACAGCCCCGACGACCTGCGGCCCAAACGCCGTGACCTGCTCGCGCACCGATCCGTCCTGGACGAGGCGGGCGCGGGCGGCCCGGTCCTGCCGATGCGCTTCGGCAGCCTCGCGCAGGACGACGACGCCGTCCTCGCGGTGCTCGACGACCGCTGCGAGCACTACGAGGAGCGGCTGCGCGCCCTCGAAGGCAAGGCCGAGTACAACGTGAAGGCCGCCCACGACGAGCAGGCCGTGCTGCACCAGGTGCTCGCCGACAGCCCCGAGCTGCGCGCCATGGTCGAGGCCAACCAGCGTGCGGGCGGCGGCAGTTACGAACAGAAGCTGCGCCTCGGCGAGCAGGTGACCGCGGCCGTGCGGGCCCGCGAGGCCGGTGACGGCGCCGAGGTCCGGCGCGCCCTGGAGCCGCACGCCGACTCCGTGAGCGCGGGACCCGACGGCAGCGGCTGGCTCGCGAACGTGTCGTTCCTGGTGAGCCGCGACCGCGCCGACGGATTCGTCGCCGCCGTCGAGGAACTGCGCCGGGACCACCCCCACCTGGAACTGCGCGTACACGGCCCGCTGCCCCCGTACAGCTTCGTCGACCCGGGCCCGGCGCGGCCCGCCGACGATCCTGCGGGCGTGGGCTGA
- a CDS encoding gas vesicle structural protein GvpA, with the protein MTVVPAQQSGGAGGTSGLYDVIELILDRGLVIDAFVRVSLVGIEILKIDVRVVVASVDTYLRFAEACNRLDLEAGPHKSPGLPDLVGEITESGARGKSKGALSGAAETISDAFRQAREEGRADEEPARPRARRTSSRRKEEQE; encoded by the coding sequence ATGACCGTCGTCCCAGCACAGCAGTCCGGCGGCGCAGGCGGCACCAGCGGCCTGTACGACGTCATCGAACTCATCCTGGACCGCGGCCTCGTGATCGACGCGTTCGTCCGCGTCTCGCTCGTCGGCATCGAGATCCTGAAGATCGACGTGCGGGTCGTGGTCGCGAGCGTCGACACGTACCTGCGGTTCGCCGAGGCCTGCAACCGCCTCGACCTGGAAGCGGGCCCGCACAAGAGCCCCGGCCTGCCCGACCTCGTCGGCGAGATCACCGAGTCCGGCGCGCGCGGCAAGTCCAAGGGCGCGCTCTCCGGCGCCGCGGAGACCATCTCCGACGCGTTCCGGCAGGCCCGCGAGGAAGGCCGCGCCGACGAGGAGCCCGCCCGGCCGCGCGCCCGGCGCACGTCGTCCCGCAGGAAGGAGGAGCAGGAGTGA
- a CDS encoding gas vesicle protein produces MTQTSRKQSTNQKKADADNVPGPVVVLRCAREQLAELTGLTVESVSSFERSEEGWDLAVEVLELARVPDTMSLLATYAVTLDPQGDLIGYRRVRRYERGRADPPRPGGG; encoded by the coding sequence ATGACCCAGACGTCGAGAAAGCAGAGTACGAACCAGAAGAAGGCCGACGCGGACAACGTGCCCGGACCCGTCGTCGTGCTGCGCTGCGCGCGTGAGCAACTGGCGGAACTCACCGGTCTGACGGTCGAGTCCGTGTCGTCCTTCGAACGATCCGAAGAGGGCTGGGACCTGGCCGTCGAGGTCCTCGAACTGGCCCGCGTGCCGGACACGATGAGCCTGCTCGCGACCTACGCCGTGACCCTCGACCCGCAAGGCGACCTGATCGGGTACCGGCGTGTGCGGCGCTACGAGCGAGGGCGGGCCGACCCGCCCCGGCCGGGCGGCGGCTGA
- a CDS encoding NAD(P)/FAD-dependent oxidoreductase, which produces MSRTASRPHVVIVGAGFAGFQAARTLSRLTRGRADITLLNPTDYFLYLPLLPQVAAGVLEPRRVTVSLAGALRHVRLVLGEADGIDLTRRAVHYADPEGQDGELSYDRLVLAVGSVNKLLPVPGVAEHAHGFRGLPEALYLRDHVTRQIELAAAADDPATCRARCTFVVAGAGYTGVEVAAHGELFTRSLVRRQPLRTGIEPRWVLLDIAPRVLPELDRRLSDTADRVLRRRGVQVRTGTSVQEATREGVLLSDGELLPTRTLLWCVGVRPDPLVAGIGSPLERGRLRVDPFLNVPDHPEVFACGDAAAVPDLTEKGQYTAMTAQHAWRQGRTAGHNVAASLGLGKRRSYRHHDLGFTVDLGGVSGAANPLGVPLSGPLAGAVTRGYHLAAMPGNRVRVAADWLLDAVLPRQGVQLGLVRSWSVPLDTASPETARVAGAPERTRK; this is translated from the coding sequence GTGAGCCGAACTGCCAGCCGACCGCACGTCGTCATCGTCGGTGCAGGCTTCGCGGGGTTCCAGGCCGCCCGCACCCTGTCGCGGCTGACCCGCGGCCGGGCCGACATCACCCTGCTCAACCCCACCGACTACTTCCTGTACCTGCCGCTGCTGCCCCAGGTCGCCGCGGGCGTCCTCGAACCGCGCCGCGTCACCGTGTCGCTCGCGGGCGCGCTGCGCCACGTACGCCTCGTGCTCGGCGAGGCCGACGGCATCGACCTGACGCGCCGCGCCGTGCACTACGCCGACCCCGAGGGCCAGGACGGTGAACTCTCCTACGACCGCCTGGTGCTGGCCGTCGGCAGCGTCAACAAGCTGCTGCCCGTGCCCGGCGTCGCCGAGCACGCGCACGGCTTCCGCGGACTGCCCGAGGCCCTGTACCTGCGCGACCACGTGACGCGGCAGATCGAGCTCGCCGCGGCCGCCGACGACCCCGCGACGTGCCGGGCGCGCTGCACGTTCGTGGTGGCGGGAGCCGGTTACACGGGCGTCGAAGTCGCCGCGCACGGCGAGCTGTTCACTCGATCCCTGGTGCGGCGGCAGCCGCTGCGGACCGGCATCGAGCCGCGCTGGGTGCTCCTCGACATCGCCCCGCGCGTCCTGCCCGAGCTGGACCGGCGGCTCTCCGACACCGCGGACCGCGTGCTGCGGCGGCGCGGCGTGCAGGTCCGCACGGGCACGTCCGTGCAGGAGGCGACCCGCGAGGGCGTGCTCCTCTCCGACGGCGAGCTTCTGCCCACGCGCACGCTGCTGTGGTGCGTGGGCGTCCGGCCCGACCCGCTCGTCGCCGGGATCGGCAGCCCCCTGGAGCGCGGCCGGCTGCGCGTCGACCCGTTCCTGAACGTGCCGGACCACCCCGAGGTGTTCGCGTGCGGCGACGCGGCGGCCGTGCCCGACCTCACCGAGAAGGGGCAGTACACGGCGATGACCGCCCAGCACGCCTGGCGCCAGGGCAGGACCGCGGGCCACAACGTCGCCGCGTCCCTCGGCCTCGGCAAGCGCCGCTCCTACCGCCACCACGACCTCGGCTTCACCGTCGACCTCGGCGGCGTCAGCGGCGCCGCCAACCCGCTGGGCGTCCCGCTGTCCGGCCCCCTCGCCGGCGCCGTCACCCGCGGCTACCACCTGGCGGCGATGCCGGGCAACCGCGTCCGGGTCGCCGCGGACTGGCTCCTGGACGCCGTACTCCCGCGCCAGGGCGTGCAGTTGGGCCTCGTCCGGTCCTGGTCGGTGCCGCTGGACACGGCGTCGCCGGAGACCGCGCGGGTGGCGGGCGCGCCGGAGCGGACGCGGAAGTAG
- a CDS encoding enolase C-terminal domain-like protein, with amino-acid sequence MAESGYVSVEPPVVSAYTIPADAPEADGTFAWDTTTIVVAEVSGGDATGTGWTYAPAATVDLVREQLSPVLAGRDALDIPAAHDALTKAVRDTGREGLAARAISALDIALWDLKARLFEVPLVRLVGAARDDVPVYGSGGFTTYHDTHLAAQLNGWVHGQRIPRVKIKVGEAWGRAAARDVSRVRRARDVIGRQAELYVDAGGAYTRKQAVRIGRALAEHGVGWFEEPVSSDDLRGLALVRDALVCDIAAGAYGYGLPYFARMIPSVDCLQADATRCGGLTAWLRAAALAEAHGLEVSARGAPHAHATVAACVPNLRHIEWFHDHVRVESIVFDGVLDPTGGTVRPGGGTGHGLCLRTPDVEEYRVA; translated from the coding sequence ATGGCCGAGTCCGGATACGTCAGCGTGGAGCCACCCGTGGTGTCGGCGTACACGATTCCGGCGGACGCCCCCGAGGCCGACGGCACGTTCGCGTGGGACACCACGACGATCGTCGTCGCGGAGGTCTCCGGGGGCGACGCCACCGGCACCGGCTGGACCTACGCGCCCGCCGCCACCGTCGACCTCGTACGGGAACAGCTCTCGCCCGTCCTCGCGGGCCGCGACGCCCTCGACATCCCCGCCGCGCACGACGCGCTGACCAAGGCCGTGCGCGACACCGGCCGGGAAGGGCTCGCCGCCCGCGCCATCTCGGCCCTGGACATCGCCCTGTGGGACCTCAAGGCACGCCTCTTCGAGGTCCCGCTGGTCCGCCTCGTCGGCGCGGCCCGCGACGACGTGCCGGTCTACGGCAGCGGCGGCTTCACCACGTACCACGACACGCATCTGGCGGCCCAGCTCAACGGCTGGGTGCACGGCCAGCGGATACCGCGCGTCAAGATCAAGGTGGGCGAGGCCTGGGGGCGGGCCGCGGCGCGCGACGTGTCGCGGGTGCGGCGGGCCCGCGACGTGATCGGGCGGCAGGCGGAGTTGTACGTAGACGCGGGCGGCGCGTACACCCGCAAGCAGGCGGTCCGGATCGGCCGGGCACTCGCCGAGCACGGCGTGGGCTGGTTCGAGGAGCCGGTGTCCTCCGACGACCTGCGGGGGCTCGCGCTGGTGCGGGACGCCCTCGTCTGCGACATCGCGGCGGGCGCCTACGGGTACGGCCTCCCCTACTTCGCGCGGATGATCCCCTCCGTCGACTGCCTCCAGGCCGACGCCACCCGCTGCGGCGGCCTCACCGCGTGGCTGCGCGCCGCCGCGCTCGCCGAGGCCCACGGCCTGGAGGTGTCGGCGCGCGGCGCCCCGCACGCGCACGCGACGGTCGCGGCCTGCGTGCCGAACCTGCGGCACATCGAGTGGTTCCACGACCACGTCCGGGTCGAGTCGATCGTCTTCGACGGCGTCCTCGACCCGACCGGCGGCACGGTCCGCCCGGGCGGCGGCACCGGCCACGGGCTGTGCCTGCGGACGCCGGATGTGGAGGAGTACCGGGTCGCGTGA
- a CDS encoding phage holin family protein, which translates to MPVQDKNAPLTDRTLGDALSQVVRDAVHESLRQTVREELRRELREELRTEVSGVARKQRRKAALYASSGVAALYAGAGAALALGLAIALGLPGWAAALIVTVLLAVAAVLMRNAARSPGKAHGAREASEGLPTPPVPEAPVAPEAPARPASAGPPAAANPPAAPAAPATPAAPVTPAEPAPPTPPTAPQGGTPPTGAPTSGTADFPTVPPSRAPLRPPNPPV; encoded by the coding sequence ATGCCGGTCCAGGACAAGAACGCACCACTGACGGACAGGACCCTGGGCGACGCCCTGTCGCAGGTCGTCCGCGACGCGGTGCACGAGTCCCTGCGGCAGACGGTGCGCGAGGAGCTGCGCCGCGAACTGCGTGAGGAACTGCGCACGGAGGTCTCCGGGGTGGCGCGCAAGCAGCGCCGCAAGGCCGCGCTGTACGCGTCGTCCGGCGTCGCCGCCCTGTACGCGGGCGCGGGTGCCGCGCTCGCCCTCGGCCTGGCCATCGCGCTCGGCCTGCCGGGCTGGGCGGCCGCGCTGATCGTGACCGTGCTGCTCGCCGTGGCCGCCGTCCTGATGCGCAACGCGGCCCGCTCGCCGGGGAAGGCCCACGGGGCGCGTGAGGCTTCCGAGGGACTGCCGACCCCGCCGGTCCCGGAGGCGCCCGTGGCCCCCGAGGCACCCGCACGGCCCGCGTCGGCCGGGCCCCCGGCGGCAGCGAATCCCCCGGCCGCCCCTGCCGCTCCGGCGACCCCCGCCGCCCCCGTGACCCCGGCGGAGCCCGCACCTCCGACGCCGCCGACTGCTCCCCAGGGCGGCACGCCGCCGACCGGCGCCCCCACCAGTGGCACCGCCGACTTCCCGACGGTCCCGCCGTCCCGCGCGCCCCTCAGGCCGCCCAACCCGCCCGTCTGA
- a CDS encoding VOC family protein: protein MEILGTVLRVCVSDLEASVTFYERLTGSTAMRFERGGVAVASVGCFLLMSGPEAELEVLRKVAATIAVKDVDEAHATLTASGAHIVAGPVPTPAGRNLIAMHPDGSVFEYVDRNAPTPD from the coding sequence ATGGAGATCCTGGGAACCGTGCTGCGTGTCTGCGTCAGCGACTTGGAGGCGTCCGTCACGTTCTACGAACGGCTGACGGGCAGCACCGCGATGCGCTTCGAGCGGGGCGGCGTGGCCGTCGCCTCGGTCGGCTGCTTTCTGCTCATGAGCGGCCCCGAGGCGGAGTTGGAGGTGCTGCGCAAGGTCGCCGCGACCATCGCCGTCAAGGACGTCGACGAGGCGCACGCGACCCTCACCGCCTCCGGCGCGCACATCGTCGCCGGACCCGTGCCGACGCCCGCGGGCCGCAACCTCATCGCGATGCACCCTGACGGCTCGGTCTTCGAGTACGTCGACCGCAACGCCCCCACCCCCGACTGA
- a CDS encoding DUF5107 domain-containing protein yields the protein MATTVRRDTTTLPAADLGPENPLPPLRPLDAAHGLDDRDRQGLPRDMARQLTYEPLRSVLPVRVRDGYGRERTPTSFDTIVIENTRLRVTVLPGLGGRVHSLFHKPTGRELLYRNPVFQPADFALNGAWYSGGIEWNIGATGHTALSCAPLHAARLTVPDGGEMVRLWEWERLRDIPFQVDLWLPEDSDFLHVGVRVRNPHERPVPVYWWSNIAVPEDRRVLAPADEAWHYGYARTLRKVPVPEHDGVDRTYPPRAEFPADYFYDVPDGARRWIAALDADGHGIAQTSTALLRGRKLFVWGTGAGGRRWQRWLTEPGTGGYAEIQAGLARTQLEHVRLDAESEFAWLESYGPLTAAPDVVHGADWAAARGEAQARLDLALPAAAVDAAYARWRPCADAEPQETLAVGSGWGALEVLRGQYKLPGTPFAESTLGPEQEPWLELLRSGAVPEPRRVGPPGPTLVAPHWRDMLETAPARPHAEYHLGVAQWHAGDLAQAVRSWERGLELAPSRWPLLRCLAVADQESGHVERAADRYAEAFDDLCAERRDDGVVWSAATAALGREAIAALVAVGRPEAARGVWDRLHPRTRRTGRFRLIEAQLLLAEGELAAARAVFDEDFEVADLREADEVVGEVWAAVSDEPLPERYDFRMRP from the coding sequence TTGGCGACGACCGTGCGACGCGACACGACGACCCTGCCGGCGGCCGATCTCGGGCCGGAGAACCCGCTGCCGCCGCTCAGGCCCCTGGACGCGGCGCACGGGCTCGACGACCGGGACCGGCAGGGGCTGCCGCGCGACATGGCGCGGCAGCTCACGTACGAGCCGCTGCGGTCGGTGCTGCCCGTACGCGTCCGCGACGGCTACGGCCGCGAGCGGACCCCGACGTCCTTCGACACGATCGTCATCGAGAACACCCGGTTGCGCGTCACCGTCCTGCCCGGTCTCGGCGGCCGCGTCCACTCCCTCTTCCACAAGCCGACCGGGCGTGAACTCCTCTACCGCAACCCGGTGTTCCAGCCCGCCGACTTCGCCCTCAACGGCGCCTGGTACTCCGGCGGCATCGAGTGGAACATCGGCGCCACCGGCCACACGGCCCTGTCCTGCGCGCCCCTGCACGCCGCGCGCCTGACCGTGCCCGACGGCGGCGAGATGGTGCGCCTGTGGGAGTGGGAGCGGCTGCGCGACATCCCCTTCCAGGTCGACCTCTGGCTGCCGGAGGACTCCGACTTCCTGCACGTCGGCGTGCGCGTCCGCAATCCCCACGAGCGGCCCGTGCCCGTCTACTGGTGGTCCAACATCGCCGTGCCCGAGGATCGCCGGGTCCTCGCCCCCGCCGACGAGGCCTGGCACTACGGGTACGCGCGCACCCTGCGGAAGGTGCCGGTGCCCGAGCACGACGGCGTGGACCGCACCTACCCGCCACGCGCCGAGTTCCCCGCCGACTACTTCTACGACGTCCCCGACGGGGCCCGCCGCTGGATCGCGGCTCTCGACGCCGACGGGCACGGAATCGCGCAGACCTCCACGGCCCTGCTGCGGGGCCGCAAGCTCTTCGTGTGGGGCACCGGCGCGGGCGGGCGGCGCTGGCAGCGCTGGCTCACCGAGCCCGGCACCGGCGGCTACGCCGAGATCCAGGCGGGCCTCGCCCGCACCCAGCTGGAGCACGTACGCCTCGACGCGGAGAGCGAGTTCGCGTGGCTGGAGTCGTACGGGCCGCTCACCGCCGCCCCGGACGTCGTGCACGGCGCCGACTGGGCGGCGGCCCGCGGCGAGGCGCAGGCGCGGCTCGACCTCGCGCTGCCCGCCGCCGCCGTGGACGCCGCCTACGCGCGGTGGCGGCCCTGCGCCGACGCCGAGCCGCAGGAGACGCTGGCCGTCGGGTCGGGGTGGGGCGCCCTCGAAGTCCTGCGCGGGCAGTACAAGCTGCCGGGCACGCCGTTCGCCGAGTCCACGCTCGGCCCCGAACAGGAGCCGTGGCTGGAGCTGTTGCGCAGCGGGGCCGTGCCGGAGCCCCGCCGGGTCGGGCCGCCGGGGCCCACCCTGGTCGCCCCGCACTGGCGGGACATGCTGGAGACGGCTCCCGCGCGCCCGCACGCCGAGTACCACCTGGGCGTCGCCCAGTGGCACGCCGGAGACCTCGCCCAGGCGGTCCGCAGCTGGGAGCGCGGCCTGGAACTCGCCCCGTCCCGCTGGCCGTTGCTGCGCTGCCTCGCCGTCGCCGACCAGGAGTCCGGCCACGTGGAGCGCGCCGCCGACCGGTACGCCGAGGCCTTCGACGACCTGTGCGCCGAGCGCCGCGACGACGGCGTGGTGTGGTCCGCGGCGACCGCGGCCCTCGGCCGCGAGGCCATCGCCGCCCTCGTGGCCGTGGGGCGCCCCGAGGCGGCGCGCGGCGTCTGGGACCGTCTGCACCCCCGCACCCGCCGCACGGGCCGGTTCCGCCTGATCGAGGCCCAGCTGCTCCTCGCGGAGGGCGAACTCGCCGCCGCCCGCGCCGTCTTCGACGAGGACTTCGAGGTGGCCGACCTGCGCGAGGCCGACGAGGTCGTCGGTGAGGTGTGGGCAGCGGTGTCGGACGAGCCCCTGCCGGAGAGGTACGACTTCCGGATGCGTCCCTGA
- a CDS encoding arginase family protein, translated as MRTVVIIDAPSNLGLRPPAPGTVPGCYKLAGALRERGILRRLDAVEGGVVVPPRYDRGDWKEGDGVFNAAAIAAYTPKLADRIERHVRAGELPVVLGGDCSIQLGASLALRRIGRFGLAAIDASADFRHPGNSDRVGAAGGEELALATGRGQRDLSDLEGLSPYLRDEDVRLFGMRDEDEDRAELGELGIPTVTVGELRQWGADDVARSAVLSLENEALAGFWVHLDADVLDPSVMPAVDSPDADGLHPDELLALLRPLVRSPRCVGLNVTIYDPDLDPDGTAGDVLTDVVVAAFAES; from the coding sequence ATGCGAACTGTTGTGATCATCGACGCGCCCTCCAACCTGGGCCTGCGTCCGCCCGCGCCCGGCACCGTACCCGGCTGCTACAAGCTCGCCGGAGCGCTGCGCGAGCGCGGCATCCTGCGCCGCCTCGACGCCGTGGAGGGCGGCGTCGTCGTACCGCCCCGCTACGACCGCGGCGACTGGAAGGAGGGCGACGGCGTCTTCAACGCCGCCGCCATCGCCGCCTACACCCCGAAGCTCGCCGACCGGATCGAGCGGCACGTGCGCGCCGGTGAACTGCCCGTCGTCCTCGGCGGCGACTGCTCCATCCAGCTCGGCGCGTCCCTCGCGCTGCGCCGGATCGGACGCTTCGGCCTCGCCGCGATCGACGCCTCCGCCGACTTCCGCCACCCCGGCAACTCCGACCGCGTGGGCGCCGCGGGCGGCGAGGAACTGGCGCTCGCCACCGGCCGCGGCCAGCGCGACCTCTCCGACCTGGAAGGGCTGAGCCCCTATCTGCGCGACGAGGACGTACGGCTCTTCGGGATGCGCGACGAGGACGAGGACCGGGCCGAGCTCGGGGAGCTCGGCATACCCACCGTCACCGTCGGCGAACTGCGCCAGTGGGGCGCCGACGACGTGGCCCGCTCCGCCGTCCTGAGCCTGGAGAACGAGGCCCTGGCAGGCTTCTGGGTGCACCTCGACGCCGATGTCCTCGACCCCTCCGTGATGCCGGCCGTCGACAGCCCCGACGCGGACGGCCTGCACCCCGACGAACTCCTCGCGCTCCTGCGCCCGTTGGTCCGCTCCCCGCGCTGCGTCGGGCTCAACGTCACGATCTACGACCCCGACCTGGATCCGGACGGCACCGCGGGCGACGTCCTCACCGACGTGGTCGTCGCGGCCTTTGCGGAATCCTGA
- a CDS encoding GNAT family N-acetyltransferase, whose translation MSHTRPAPLAEGPRVGIRPYSYADAAEFTARARESGELHRPWLFPPTTDENFAAYARVLIEDPTKAGFLVYERADGALAGFININNIVEGGFRCGALGYGAFAHAAGRGLMREALALVVSHAFGELRLHRLEINVQPRNTASIALARRAGFRLEGFSPRFLFIDGAWRDHQRWALTTEMTAADTLR comes from the coding sequence ATGTCGCACACCCGTCCCGCCCCGCTCGCCGAAGGCCCTCGCGTGGGCATACGCCCCTACTCGTACGCGGACGCCGCCGAGTTCACCGCCCGGGCCCGGGAGAGCGGCGAGCTGCACCGGCCCTGGCTGTTCCCGCCGACGACGGACGAGAACTTCGCGGCGTACGCGCGCGTGCTCATCGAGGACCCCACCAAGGCCGGTTTCCTCGTGTACGAGCGGGCCGACGGCGCCCTCGCCGGATTCATCAACATCAACAACATCGTCGAGGGCGGCTTCCGGTGCGGGGCGCTCGGCTACGGCGCGTTCGCGCACGCGGCGGGGCGCGGACTCATGCGGGAGGCGCTCGCGCTCGTCGTGAGCCACGCCTTCGGCGAACTGCGGCTGCACCGCCTGGAGATCAACGTCCAGCCGCGCAACACCGCCTCCATCGCGCTCGCCCGCCGCGCGGGCTTCCGCCTCGAAGGGTTCTCACCTCGCTTCTTGTTCATCGACGGCGCCTGGCGCGACCACCAGCGGTGGGCCCTCACCACCGAGATGACGGCGGCCGACACCCTCCGCTGA